One Filimonas effusa genomic window carries:
- a CDS encoding penicillin-binding protein, translating into MKKGQETVEVKRDILWRVYLGFIAVAIVCVLILGKAFYIQQVEGAHWRSMSDSLHQRIEETEAERGTIYSEDGQMLSTSMPQFDIYIDFAADGLREKSGVRFRNNLDSLSYCLSKLFKDKTQDEYKKLLDNGYKKKDRYFLLKRKIGFREYQQLRSFPLVRLGKNKSGFIAETRSIRLNPYQMLAFRTIGLARDSFKVGLEMTYDSVLKGVTGKRLVRYIGGGVSVPVDEDEYQMEAENGKDVVTTLDIHIQDIVESSLMKMMSANEAQHGCAMVMEVSTGKIKAIANLGRRSDGTYWEDLNYALRTTEPGSTIKLATLLSALSEGGVKLSDQVEIGTTGSASVGGVREVTDAERAPKPVMTVKECFAHSSNIGMGKIAYKTFAANPAKFLRYLHQLRLDTVTGIDLLGEERPRLPRMKRNNEGLHAMITMSFGYAIQVSPLQTLTLYNAIANNGRMMKPYLVNSIQNNGVVEKEYNPVTLVENICTPQVVKAAQECMRAVTTEGTAKTLFLNSPYPVAGKTGTAHVADGRYGYNDGVYQASFAGYFPADKPQYTCIVVIKTKPNAVAHFGGQLAAPVFKEISDRLYTLYVKKSSDNLKVAVNTKPDSSGFRYTGMKEEMKQLLGSLGVRYADTGTDNSDWVNVSGVNDRPMLAALQVNNKQMPALNGMGLKDAVYLCENMGLKVNIRGKGRVASQSLTAGQPVAKGQTISIELK; encoded by the coding sequence TTGAAAAAAGGTCAGGAAACAGTGGAAGTAAAACGCGACATTCTGTGGCGCGTGTACCTGGGCTTTATAGCCGTGGCGATAGTGTGTGTACTGATCCTTGGTAAAGCATTTTATATCCAGCAGGTAGAAGGCGCTCACTGGCGTAGTATGAGTGATAGTCTTCACCAGCGGATCGAAGAAACGGAGGCTGAGCGCGGAACTATTTATAGCGAAGACGGGCAAATGCTCAGTACCAGTATGCCGCAGTTTGATATCTATATTGATTTTGCTGCAGACGGGCTTCGTGAAAAGAGTGGTGTTCGTTTCCGTAACAACCTTGATTCGCTGAGTTACTGCCTTTCGAAGTTGTTCAAGGATAAAACCCAGGATGAATATAAAAAGCTCCTGGATAACGGCTATAAAAAGAAAGACCGCTATTTCCTGTTGAAGCGTAAGATAGGATTCAGGGAATACCAGCAGCTCAGGAGTTTCCCGCTGGTGCGACTTGGAAAGAACAAAAGCGGGTTTATTGCTGAAACAAGAAGCATCAGGCTCAATCCTTACCAGATGCTGGCATTCAGAACGATAGGGCTGGCGCGGGATTCTTTTAAAGTGGGATTGGAGATGACCTATGATAGTGTGTTGAAAGGTGTTACAGGAAAAAGGCTGGTTCGATATATAGGTGGAGGTGTAAGTGTACCGGTTGACGAAGACGAATACCAGATGGAAGCGGAGAACGGAAAGGATGTGGTGACCACGCTGGATATTCATATCCAGGATATCGTGGAAAGCTCTCTGATGAAGATGATGAGTGCCAACGAAGCGCAGCATGGCTGCGCCATGGTGATGGAAGTAAGCACCGGGAAGATCAAAGCCATTGCGAACCTGGGACGCAGAAGTGATGGTACGTATTGGGAAGATCTGAACTATGCGCTCCGGACTACAGAACCTGGTTCAACAATTAAGCTTGCCACCCTGCTTTCGGCATTAAGCGAAGGCGGTGTAAAGCTGAGCGATCAGGTGGAAATAGGCACGACAGGCAGCGCGAGCGTAGGAGGAGTAAGGGAAGTGACCGATGCGGAAAGAGCGCCTAAACCTGTTATGACGGTAAAAGAATGTTTTGCTCATAGTTCCAATATCGGCATGGGCAAAATTGCCTATAAAACTTTTGCCGCCAATCCGGCGAAGTTTTTACGCTACCTGCACCAGCTGAGACTTGATACCGTTACAGGTATAGATCTGCTGGGTGAAGAAAGACCCCGGCTGCCACGCATGAAGCGAAACAACGAAGGGTTGCATGCCATGATAACAATGAGTTTTGGATATGCCATACAGGTAAGTCCATTGCAAACCCTCACCCTGTACAACGCCATAGCCAATAATGGCAGAATGATGAAACCATACCTGGTTAACAGCATTCAGAACAACGGCGTTGTGGAGAAAGAATACAACCCGGTAACACTTGTAGAAAACATCTGCACCCCACAGGTAGTAAAGGCTGCACAGGAATGTATGCGTGCCGTTACAACCGAGGGTACCGCCAAGACCCTGTTCCTGAATTCGCCCTACCCGGTAGCTGGCAAAACAGGAACTGCTCACGTTGCCGACGGTCGATACGGTTATAACGACGGTGTTTACCAGGCTTCATTTGCAGGCTACTTCCCGGCCGACAAGCCGCAGTACACCTGCATAGTGGTGATAAAAACAAAACCCAACGCTGTGGCTCACTTTGGTGGACAGCTTGCAGCGCCGGTGTTTAAAGAGATCTCTGACAGATTGTATACACTTTATGTGAAAAAAAGCAGCGACAACTTAAAGGTTGCTGTAAACACAAAGCCCGACAGCAGCGGCTTCAGGTACACAGGTATGAAGGAAGAGATGAAACAGTTGCTGGGTTCGCTGGGCGTTCGTTATGCCGATACAGGCACCGATAACAGCGATTGGGTAAATGTTTCGGGCGTGAATGATAGACCCATGCTGGCGGCCCTGCAGGTAAACAACAAGCAAATGCCTGCATTGAATGGAATGGGATTAAAAGATGCAGTATACCTGTGTGAGAATATGGGATTGAAAGTGAATATACGCGGCAAGGGAAGGGTAGCATCGCAATCATTGACAGCAGGGCAGCCTGTTGCAAAAGGACAGACAATTAGTATTGAATTAAAATAA
- a CDS encoding YqgE/AlgH family protein, which yields MDELIPGIALVADPFLKDPNFMRSVVFICDHQEEGSFGFVLNRPYNQAVGSLLNNLEGCEWPVYFGGPVQMDTLHFLHHRPDLLGGVEVTDGIYWGGDFDALISAIHLEQINNNEVRFYLGYSGWSKGQLDAELKEKSWLITHGSQELVFKEDPQQIWPFALQQMGGEYEQLVHYPIDPQLN from the coding sequence ATGGATGAACTTATACCTGGAATAGCATTAGTGGCAGATCCGTTTCTGAAAGACCCCAATTTTATGAGGTCGGTGGTTTTTATATGCGACCACCAGGAAGAAGGCAGCTTTGGCTTCGTATTGAACCGCCCTTATAACCAGGCCGTAGGCAGTCTTCTCAATAACCTTGAAGGATGCGAATGGCCCGTTTACTTTGGCGGCCCCGTACAAATGGATACGCTTCATTTTCTGCACCATCGCCCCGACTTACTCGGCGGCGTGGAAGTAACAGACGGCATTTACTGGGGTGGCGATTTTGACGCACTCATCAGTGCAATACACCTGGAACAGATCAATAACAACGAAGTCCGCTTTTACCTGGGTTATAGCGGCTGGTCAAAAGGACAGCTCGATGCCGAACTTAAGGAAAAAAGCTGGCTGATCACCCATGGCAGCCAGGAGCTCGTCTTCAAAGAAGATCCTCAGCAAATATGGCCATTCGCCTTACAACAAATGGGTGGAGAATATGAGCAACTGGTTCATTACCCGATCGATCCGCAACTGAATTAA
- a CDS encoding sensor histidine kinase has translation MKKVFPAIAVLITLSLAGIIFFQISWLQNLLQVQEQKVFYKVDKAAVSVTQEFNKQASSGPSMHLRNRGARAPMELFRLKLAQPNTISQLYSADEVYEKLRRAFDSEDLHNLRFEFAITSDSDDFIVELQSRNFIEESLDTLHNRRRFIPIIPESGSDMEGLIAFENLVIIIPDFKSQVWESLTWMIILSAIFTLILVTAFYVTLKTLIDQKKLSEIKSDFINNMTHEFKTPLATISLAVDALRNQKVQNNAEKMQYFSGIIKEENMRMNKHVETILQAALMEKQELKLNLKPLSVHEIIREVMDNFELVLQEKNASSQLLLNAQADTAMVDEVHFTNLISNLVDNAVKYSKEDLLIKVTTHSTNKFLVIRIEDNGIGMSKETVKRIFEKFYRAHTGNLHNVKGFGLGMSYVKTVIDAHKGRVKVESTQGKGSTFTVEIPLAPANA, from the coding sequence ATGAAAAAGGTCTTTCCGGCTATTGCCGTATTAATAACACTGTCCCTTGCAGGGATCATCTTCTTCCAGATCTCCTGGTTACAGAACCTTTTACAGGTGCAGGAGCAGAAGGTTTTCTATAAAGTAGACAAAGCAGCAGTATCTGTTACACAGGAATTTAATAAGCAGGCCTCTTCGGGGCCGAGCATGCACCTGCGCAACCGTGGTGCAAGGGCTCCTATGGAGCTGTTCAGGTTAAAACTTGCGCAACCCAATACCATCTCGCAGCTATATAGTGCCGATGAAGTATATGAAAAGCTGCGAAGGGCATTTGATTCTGAAGACCTTCATAATCTGCGTTTCGAATTCGCGATCACATCCGATTCAGATGACTTTATAGTAGAGCTGCAATCACGTAATTTCATCGAAGAATCGCTCGATACTTTACATAACAGAAGGCGTTTCATTCCCATCATTCCCGAAAGCGGCAGTGATATGGAAGGATTGATCGCTTTTGAAAACCTGGTGATAATTATCCCCGATTTCAAATCGCAGGTGTGGGAATCGCTTACCTGGATGATCATTCTTTCCGCCATTTTTACGCTTATACTGGTGACAGCTTTTTATGTTACCCTGAAGACCCTGATAGATCAAAAGAAACTCAGTGAAATCAAGAGTGATTTCATCAACAATATGACGCATGAGTTTAAAACGCCGCTTGCAACCATTTCGCTGGCGGTGGATGCGCTCCGTAACCAGAAGGTCCAGAACAATGCTGAAAAGATGCAGTATTTCAGTGGTATCATCAAGGAGGAGAACATGCGTATGAACAAACATGTAGAAACCATACTGCAGGCAGCGCTTATGGAAAAGCAGGAATTGAAGCTGAACCTGAAGCCGCTTTCTGTTCATGAGATCATCAGGGAGGTGATGGATAATTTTGAGCTGGTGCTGCAGGAGAAAAATGCTTCTTCACAACTGTTGCTGAACGCACAGGCCGATACGGCTATGGTGGATGAAGTGCATTTCACCAATCTCATCTCCAACCTTGTTGACAACGCGGTTAAATACTCCAAGGAAGACCTGCTGATAAAAGTAACTACACATAGCACCAATAAGTTCCTCGTCATCCGTATTGAAGACAATGGTATTGGTATGAGTAAGGAAACTGTAAAAAGGATCTTCGAGAAATTCTATCGTGCGCATACCGGCAACCTTCATAATGTAAAAGGTTTTGGTTTGGGAATGAGCTATGTAAAAACGGTGATCGATGCGCACAAGGGCAGGGTTAAGGTAGAAAGTACACAAGGCAAAGGCAGCACCTTTACTGTTGAAATTCCTTTGGCGCCTGCGAATGCGTAG
- a CDS encoding DUF4136 domain-containing protein: MRRFIALLSVVTGLSAVATSCVKDPVDHLSPEESRIYITNFDSTANFSTFKTYSISDSVAVIADNGSAKSASETDKAYIAAVKKYMAERGYTLVTREAVPDLGVNVNRIYNTRTGVISYPDYWGYYGGYWDPYYWGYGGYNYYVPYSYATYQITEGALSVDILDLKNAASHNSINVIWTGLVRGSGIFNTSVADSQVKALFDQSSYLKAN, translated from the coding sequence ATGCGAAGATTCATTGCCCTATTGAGTGTTGTGACCGGGTTGTCGGCAGTGGCGACAAGCTGTGTCAAAGATCCTGTGGATCATTTATCTCCTGAAGAGTCACGTATTTATATCACCAACTTCGACTCTACCGCCAATTTTTCCACCTTTAAAACTTATAGTATATCCGATTCGGTTGCAGTAATAGCCGATAATGGTTCAGCTAAATCTGCGTCGGAAACTGATAAGGCTTATATCGCGGCCGTTAAAAAATACATGGCGGAAAGAGGGTATACATTGGTAACAAGAGAGGCGGTGCCCGACCTGGGTGTGAACGTAAACCGTATTTATAATACGCGGACAGGTGTAATAAGTTATCCTGATTACTGGGGTTATTATGGCGGGTACTGGGATCCTTATTACTGGGGATACGGCGGCTATAATTACTATGTGCCTTATAGCTATGCCACGTACCAGATAACAGAAGGAGCGCTTTCTGTTGATATACTTGATCTGAAAAATGCCGCATCACATAATTCTATCAACGTTATATGGACAGGGTTGGTACGTGGTTCAGGCATCTTCAACACAAGTGTTGCAGATAGCCAGGTAAAAGCCTTGTTTGATCAGTCTTCTTATTTGAAAGCCAATTAA
- a CDS encoding S-adenosylmethionine:tRNA ribosyltransferase-isomerase yields the protein MTHPKHLTIQDFTYHLPEDRIARYPLPTRDESKLLVYRNGEITEHRYRTLDEHIPAGSLLVFNNTKVVEARLLFQKATGGVIELFCLEPAEATDITTAMTTTGEVRWKCLVGGAKKWKEEPLVKTIGNNGQPFQLTVHKEEKINDYFIVRFQWDAASLNFADVLHAAGVMPLPPYLNRKAEAADQERYQTIYARHDGSVAAPTAGLHFTPALLEKLAAKQVSTAFVTLHVSAGTFKPVKADTMDAHDMHSEFIEVNAAFIETIIKQLPAPVITVGTTSLRTLESLYWMGVKVKAARDKQLSFTNISVQHLEVHQWDAYELPRDIDAATALNELLLWMQAHDLPVLTARTQIMIAPGYQLRIAQALITNFHQPQSTLLLLVAAIIGMDWRKVYDYAMTHDFRFLSYGDGSLLWNSNK from the coding sequence ATGACGCACCCGAAGCATTTGACGATCCAGGACTTTACTTATCATTTACCCGAAGACCGCATCGCCCGTTACCCGTTACCCACAAGGGACGAAAGCAAACTGCTGGTCTATCGCAACGGGGAGATCACGGAACACCGTTACCGGACGCTGGATGAACATATACCCGCAGGCTCCCTGCTTGTCTTCAATAATACAAAGGTGGTAGAAGCACGCCTGCTGTTTCAGAAAGCTACCGGCGGCGTCATTGAACTGTTTTGCCTGGAACCGGCAGAAGCTACCGATATTACCACCGCCATGACAACCACCGGAGAAGTACGCTGGAAATGCCTCGTAGGCGGTGCCAAAAAATGGAAAGAAGAACCGCTCGTTAAAACTATCGGCAATAACGGACAGCCCTTCCAGCTCACTGTACATAAAGAAGAGAAAATAAACGACTACTTCATTGTGCGGTTCCAATGGGATGCCGCTTCCTTAAACTTCGCAGACGTATTACATGCCGCCGGCGTTATGCCGCTGCCACCCTACCTGAACCGTAAAGCAGAAGCGGCAGACCAGGAACGTTACCAAACGATTTATGCACGCCACGACGGATCAGTAGCAGCACCTACAGCAGGCTTGCATTTTACCCCCGCATTACTCGAAAAACTCGCAGCAAAGCAGGTTTCTACCGCGTTTGTTACCCTGCACGTAAGCGCCGGCACCTTTAAACCGGTGAAAGCCGATACAATGGACGCACATGATATGCACTCCGAATTTATTGAAGTGAATGCCGCGTTTATTGAAACGATAATAAAGCAGTTGCCCGCCCCCGTTATTACAGTGGGCACAACCTCATTGCGTACATTGGAAAGTCTTTACTGGATGGGCGTAAAGGTGAAAGCTGCCCGCGACAAACAACTATCTTTTACCAATATAAGTGTACAGCATCTTGAAGTGCATCAATGGGATGCTTATGAACTCCCCCGGGACATCGATGCTGCTACTGCATTAAATGAGCTGCTGCTATGGATGCAGGCACACGACTTGCCTGTCTTAACAGCACGTACACAAATCATGATAGCCCCCGGGTACCAGTTGAGAATTGCTCAGGCGCTGATCACCAATTTCCACCAGCCACAATCTACTTTACTATTGCTGGTAGCGGCCATTATAGGAATGGACTGGCGCAAGGTTTATGATTATGCAATGACGCATGATTTCAGGTTCCTAAGCTACGGCGACGGCAGCCTGTTGTGGAATAGTAACAAATAA
- the rsmH gene encoding 16S rRNA (cytosine(1402)-N(4))-methyltransferase RsmH — translation MSSAYHMPVLYQETLNGLDIKPDGVYVDCTFGGGGHSRGILERLGADGKLIVFDQDADAQQNVPDDNRITFVPQNFRHLQRFLKLYKHNQVDGILADLGVSSHQFDEGDRGFSIRFDGPLDMRMDQRQELTAADLLKTYSQQQLHKLFEQYGEVSNSKTLAAHIVQARQKTALTGIDSFRAMLHPVVKGNPNKYLAQVFQALRMEVNDEMGALKDMLQQAAAVLKPGGRLAIITFHSIEDRIVKNFFKQGSFEEEEDHPFLSVKKEEVFRIITKKPVTATDEELKRNSRSRSAKLRVAERQ, via the coding sequence ATGAGTAGTGCCTATCATATGCCCGTGTTGTACCAGGAAACGTTGAATGGCCTGGATATTAAACCAGATGGTGTTTATGTTGACTGCACTTTTGGTGGTGGGGGGCATAGTCGCGGTATTCTTGAGCGGCTTGGTGCCGATGGCAAACTCATCGTCTTTGACCAGGATGCCGACGCGCAACAAAATGTGCCTGACGATAACCGCATCACTTTTGTGCCGCAGAATTTCAGACATCTTCAACGGTTCCTGAAATTGTACAAACACAACCAGGTTGATGGCATTCTTGCCGATCTTGGCGTGAGCAGCCACCAGTTTGATGAAGGGGATCGTGGATTTTCGATCCGCTTTGACGGGCCGCTGGATATGCGTATGGATCAGCGCCAGGAGCTTACGGCTGCCGACCTTCTGAAAACCTATTCGCAACAACAACTGCATAAGCTGTTCGAGCAATACGGTGAGGTTAGCAACTCAAAAACGCTGGCGGCGCATATTGTGCAGGCGAGGCAGAAAACGGCTTTAACCGGTATAGATTCATTTAGAGCGATGCTGCACCCGGTGGTAAAAGGCAACCCCAACAAATACCTCGCACAGGTATTTCAGGCGTTGCGGATGGAGGTTAATGATGAGATGGGCGCGCTGAAGGATATGCTGCAACAGGCAGCAGCGGTGCTGAAACCCGGTGGGCGATTGGCCATCATTACTTTTCATTCCATTGAAGACAGGATTGTAAAGAACTTTTTTAAACAGGGCAGTTTCGAAGAAGAGGAAGATCATCCTTTCCTTTCGGTGAAGAAAGAAGAAGTGTTCAGGATCATCACTAAAAAGCCGGTAACGGCAACGGATGAAGAACTAAAAAGGAATTCAAGATCGCGCAGTGCGAAATTGAGAGTAGCAGAAAGACAATGA
- the atpC gene encoding ATP synthase F1 subunit epsilon, whose translation MTLEILTPEKKLYHGEVYGVQLPGIEGLFEILDKHAPLVAALGKGKVKVLKDKNSTEFFSINGGFVEMLNNKATVLVEGAVALD comes from the coding sequence ATGACTTTAGAAATATTAACGCCCGAGAAAAAACTCTATCATGGCGAAGTGTACGGTGTACAACTGCCGGGTATTGAAGGGCTTTTCGAAATACTTGATAAGCATGCTCCGCTGGTAGCCGCTCTCGGTAAGGGTAAAGTGAAAGTGCTGAAAGATAAAAACAGTACTGAATTTTTCTCTATCAACGGAGGCTTTGTAGAGATGCTGAACAACAAAGCTACCGTGCTTGTAGAAGGCGCTGTTGCTCTGGACTAA
- the atpD gene encoding F0F1 ATP synthase subunit beta, with amino-acid sequence MANTGKIKQVIGAVVDVQFDGTLPDIYNALELTRENGDKLVLEVQQHLGEDSVRAIAMDGTEGLIRGTAVADTGKAITMPVGEGINGRLFNVTGDAIDGLPQVAKTGGRAIHALPPKFEDLSTATEVLYTGIKVIDLIEPYAKGGKIGLFGGAGVGKTVLIQELINNIAKGHGGLSVFAGVGERTREGNDLLREMIEAGIMKYGDKFKHSMEEGGWDLSSVDMEGLKDSKATFVFGQMNEPPGARARVALSGLTIAEYFRDGDGTGKGRDILFFVDNIFRFTQAGSEVSALLGRMPSAVGYQPTLATEMGLMQERITSTKNGSITSVQAVYVPADDLTDPAPATTFAHLDATTVLSRKIADLGIYPAVDPLDSTSRILTPAIVGEKHYDCANRVKLILQRYKELQDIIAILGMDELSEEDKQTVARARKVQRFLSQPFHVAEQFTGLKGVFVSIDDTIRAFNAIMDGEVDEYPEAAFNLVGTLEDAVEKGKKLLAQAQG; translated from the coding sequence ATGGCTAATACAGGTAAAATTAAACAGGTTATCGGTGCCGTGGTAGACGTTCAGTTCGATGGCACTCTTCCCGACATTTATAACGCATTGGAACTCACACGTGAAAACGGTGACAAGCTGGTTCTTGAAGTACAGCAGCACCTTGGTGAGGATAGTGTTCGCGCTATCGCGATGGATGGTACCGAAGGCCTTATCCGCGGAACGGCTGTTGCCGATACCGGTAAAGCTATTACCATGCCTGTTGGTGAAGGTATCAACGGACGCCTGTTTAATGTAACCGGTGACGCTATCGATGGTCTTCCCCAGGTTGCTAAAACCGGTGGTCGCGCTATCCACGCTTTACCTCCCAAATTTGAGGACCTCAGTACAGCTACTGAAGTGCTTTATACTGGTATTAAAGTAATCGATCTTATCGAGCCTTATGCTAAAGGTGGTAAAATTGGTTTGTTTGGTGGTGCCGGTGTAGGTAAAACCGTATTGATCCAGGAGCTTATCAACAATATCGCGAAAGGCCACGGTGGTCTCTCTGTATTTGCCGGTGTGGGTGAAAGAACCCGTGAAGGTAATGACCTGCTTCGTGAGATGATCGAGGCTGGTATCATGAAATACGGTGACAAATTCAAGCATTCTATGGAAGAAGGTGGCTGGGATCTCAGTTCCGTTGACATGGAAGGTTTGAAAGATTCTAAAGCAACTTTCGTATTTGGTCAGATGAACGAGCCTCCGGGAGCGCGTGCAAGGGTGGCATTGAGCGGTCTTACCATTGCTGAATACTTCCGTGATGGGGATGGTACCGGTAAAGGACGTGATATCCTGTTCTTCGTTGATAATATCTTCCGTTTCACCCAGGCAGGTTCTGAAGTATCGGCCCTGTTGGGTCGTATGCCTTCTGCGGTGGGTTACCAGCCTACGCTGGCTACTGAAATGGGTTTGATGCAGGAAAGGATCACTTCTACCAAAAACGGTTCTATCACTTCGGTACAGGCGGTTTACGTACCTGCGGATGACTTGACTGACCCGGCTCCTGCAACTACCTTTGCTCACCTTGATGCTACTACGGTATTAAGCCGTAAGATCGCTGACTTAGGTATTTATCCTGCGGTTGACCCTCTTGACTCTACTTCCCGTATCCTTACTCCTGCTATCGTTGGTGAAAAGCACTACGATTGCGCTAACCGCGTGAAGCTTATCCTTCAGCGTTATAAGGAGTTACAGGATATCATCGCCATCCTTGGTATGGATGAACTGAGCGAAGAAGATAAACAAACAGTTGCCCGTGCCCGTAAGGTACAGCGTTTCCTTAGCCAGCCTTTCCACGTGGCTGAGCAGTTCACTGGTTTGAAAGGTGTATTTGTTAGCATCGATGATACTATCCGCGCATTCAATGCCATCATGGACGGTGAAGTTGATGAGTACCCCGAAGCAGCATTTAACCTGGTAGGTACACTCGAAGACGCAGTAGAGAAAGGTAAAAAACTGCTGGCTCAGGCTCAAGGTTAA
- a CDS encoding FtsL-like putative cell division protein has product MSEQQANTGTGKRSFKRLIGYQWIVDNTGFFLFLALLAVLYIANGHMADKTIRDANQTVKEIKELQFEYKTLKSEIMSRSRESEINKAAAPLGLKAIAEPPVRIVLERPQQQ; this is encoded by the coding sequence ATGAGTGAACAACAGGCAAATACAGGAACAGGGAAGCGTTCTTTTAAACGGTTGATCGGTTATCAATGGATAGTTGATAATACCGGTTTCTTTTTATTCCTGGCTTTACTGGCAGTGCTTTATATCGCCAACGGGCATATGGCCGATAAAACCATACGCGACGCCAATCAAACGGTAAAGGAGATTAAGGAGCTGCAATTCGAATATAAGACTTTGAAGAGTGAGATCATGTCGAGAAGCAGGGAGTCGGAAATAAACAAGGCTGCAGCGCCCTTAGGGCTCAAAGCAATAGCGGAGCCTCCGGTGCGCATAGTATTGGAGCGGCCGCAACAACAATAA
- the mraZ gene encoding division/cell wall cluster transcriptional repressor MraZ, which yields MTGFLGEYEATLDAKGRFLLPAGFKKQLPEGENSFVITRGLEKCLSLYPVKSWEPIYNKISQLNDFDPKVRQFRRQFLGGATEIELDSASRLLLPPTLKEYAGLSKDIILVAATDKIEIWDAAKYKQLFEDFSPEAFSNLAQEVMAKDNVNDKQ from the coding sequence ATGACTGGTTTCCTCGGTGAATATGAAGCAACGCTCGATGCAAAAGGGCGGTTCCTGCTTCCGGCCGGCTTTAAAAAGCAGCTGCCGGAAGGGGAAAACAGCTTTGTCATTACCCGTGGTCTCGAGAAATGCCTCAGTTTATATCCCGTAAAAAGTTGGGAACCCATTTACAACAAGATTAGTCAGTTAAACGATTTCGATCCCAAGGTACGGCAATTCCGCCGTCAGTTTTTGGGAGGGGCAACGGAAATAGAGCTGGATAGTGCCAGCCGTTTGCTGTTACCGCCAACATTGAAAGAATATGCCGGTCTCTCTAAAGATATTATCCTCGTTGCAGCGACTGATAAGATCGAAATATGGGATGCCGCCAAGTATAAGCAGCTCTTTGAAGATTTCTCTCCCGAAGCATTCAGCAACCTGGCGCAGGAAGTGATGGCAAAGGATAATGTGAACGATAAACAATAG
- a CDS encoding outer membrane beta-barrel protein, which produces MKRNILMLMAGILAVAITGGEVKAQSGTVKLNLYYNYGLPTGSFKSDVISNGSPRGGGADILYNIDPTWAAGLSVAFQDFYQKYPRAVYNTGKNEQISAVLSNSVQSTPILAKVVFNPLGRQRSVVQPYVSAGVGFSMISDKQYLGQFESSDASVAFASQIGAGVQVPFGKLSNSGLLLGANYNLVPYSKNDLSNLNSIDFRVGVYLPLR; this is translated from the coding sequence ATGAAGCGGAATATATTAATGCTGATGGCCGGAATACTGGCTGTAGCAATAACAGGAGGGGAAGTGAAGGCGCAGAGCGGAACTGTAAAACTCAACCTCTATTACAATTATGGACTTCCTACCGGGAGCTTTAAATCGGATGTTATTTCTAATGGTTCGCCCCGTGGCGGTGGCGCCGATATCCTATACAATATAGATCCCACCTGGGCTGCAGGTTTAAGTGTGGCCTTCCAGGATTTCTACCAGAAATACCCCAGGGCTGTATATAACACCGGAAAGAACGAACAGATATCGGCAGTATTGTCGAATTCTGTTCAATCAACGCCTATCCTGGCCAAAGTGGTATTTAATCCCCTGGGTCGCCAGCGCAGTGTGGTACAGCCTTATGTTTCTGCGGGTGTTGGTTTTAGTATGATCAGCGATAAGCAATACCTTGGCCAGTTTGAAAGCAGCGATGCATCCGTAGCCTTTGCCAGCCAGATAGGGGCGGGTGTGCAGGTGCCTTTTGGTAAACTAAGTAACTCAGGATTGCTGCTGGGCGCCAATTATAACCTGGTTCCTTATAGTAAGAATGATCTTTCTAATCTTAACTCCATAGATTTCCGTGTGGGTGTTTATCTGCCCCTGAGATAA